Proteins co-encoded in one Neosynechococcus sphagnicola sy1 genomic window:
- a CDS encoding HindVP family restriction endonuclease, producing the protein MLLTDIPNQQPGLFAIRYSNRDFTQKEAWGKNCFNTSFPASLCSYLYNKNLDNIYIKLNSNLEIEHSSISTDSFYRINPDSENVFYAFETQFTPYQRYLIGALPRADLVTQQRDTGVCLQAIEVKLTALPDNSTCDFLDESLYGCEIVVRPDTIAYLACSIAEHFVQNINLLQNLIVGNFEEINDWTEPLEVIPHLANMFDSIKAIILTMLEEQKPSIMQPIWKTIGKSPKLADNCLDVFVWSNLAFIKLILDSSRLDSKPTQTITIGRHIRAVVWLFKMIHDFSLQSQFNYGRIVDIAYNTKNDKAFSVSGRFTNSYMRSEVLRMPRIQKNEIKEIILGGGQNLLSPERRFDAIIYNSSDLFD; encoded by the coding sequence GTGCTTTTAACAGATATCCCGAACCAGCAGCCTGGATTATTTGCAATAAGGTATTCCAATCGAGACTTTACTCAAAAGGAAGCTTGGGGCAAGAATTGTTTCAACACTTCGTTTCCAGCTTCTCTCTGTTCTTACCTGTACAATAAAAATCTTGACAACATCTATATTAAGCTCAACTCAAATCTAGAGATTGAGCATTCAAGTATTAGCACAGATTCTTTTTACAGAATTAACCCAGACTCAGAAAATGTTTTTTATGCTTTTGAAACTCAATTTACTCCGTACCAGAGATATTTGATTGGTGCCCTTCCGAGAGCAGATTTAGTTACTCAACAAAGAGACACTGGAGTTTGCCTCCAGGCAATTGAAGTAAAATTAACAGCTTTGCCGGACAACTCAACGTGTGATTTCCTAGATGAAAGCCTTTATGGATGTGAAATAGTCGTCAGACCTGATACTATTGCCTATTTAGCTTGTAGTATTGCTGAACATTTTGTACAGAACATCAATTTACTACAAAATCTGATTGTAGGGAACTTTGAAGAAATCAATGATTGGACAGAACCTCTAGAAGTAATACCCCATCTCGCCAATATGTTTGACTCTATTAAAGCGATCATATTGACAATGCTGGAAGAGCAGAAACCTTCCATAATGCAGCCTATATGGAAAACCATAGGTAAATCTCCCAAGCTTGCAGATAACTGCTTAGATGTGTTTGTTTGGAGCAATCTTGCTTTTATAAAACTAATCCTAGACTCAAGTAGATTGGATAGCAAACCGACTCAAACAATAACTATTGGTAGACATATTCGTGCTGTTGTTTGGCTCTTTAAAATGATTCATGATTTTAGCCTGCAATCTCAGTTTAATTATGGAAGAATTGTTGACATTGCGTACAACACAAAGAATGATAAAGCTTTTTCGGTTAGTGGAAGATTTACAAATTCCTATATGAGATCAGAAGTATTAAGAATGCCAAGAATTCAGAAGAACGAAATCAAAGAAATTATTTTAGGTGGAGGTCAAAATTTGTTGAGTCCAGAGAGAAGGTTTGATGCCATAATCTATAACTCTTCTGATTTGTTCGACTAG
- a CDS encoding GIY-YIG nuclease family protein, whose translation MLQEFGTLPNLKLSERQRLPECSAIYFAIARDQVLYVGLATNLRSRWQNHHRLPQLEAVNKRCEVKLFWLGCAQNQLNDLERQYIEYYCPTLNQTKVPERQIVPSFQMLTLSLKKLNERVLGFGVCPASDKHLKTLILGYLADYREIRLATTTLRKTLQAITRKPNSLFRWTEVVRRRDGAHWWTRCNGIEIRLIPWFEERIMHNPSMYEVMAEKRFGAWTSIPMPEYEAMRQEVRAMSFTERLELARSSGIGQKLFPLECGAQFFTVSGVEILCLTDHQLQTLLSKHSHLQEQYPTVCAIDSDPVPMLGF comes from the coding sequence GTGCTGCAAGAATTCGGTACGTTACCAAACCTGAAATTATCAGAGAGGCAAAGATTGCCTGAGTGTTCTGCAATTTACTTTGCGATCGCTCGTGATCAAGTTCTTTATGTTGGATTAGCAACAAATCTACGAAGTCGTTGGCAAAACCATCATCGTTTGCCACAGCTTGAAGCAGTCAATAAACGATGCGAAGTCAAGTTATTTTGGCTTGGTTGCGCTCAGAATCAGCTTAATGATCTTGAGCGGCAGTACATTGAGTATTACTGCCCGACCTTAAACCAAACAAAAGTACCAGAGCGACAGATAGTTCCTAGCTTTCAGATGCTCACGCTGTCGCTGAAGAAATTGAACGAACGAGTACTTGGTTTTGGGGTATGTCCAGCCAGTGACAAACACCTGAAAACACTGATCCTAGGTTACTTGGCTGATTACAGAGAGATACGACTTGCAACAACCACTCTTCGTAAGACCTTACAGGCGATTACAAGAAAGCCAAATAGTCTATTTAGATGGACAGAGGTTGTTCGACGCAGAGATGGTGCTCATTGGTGGACAAGATGTAACGGCATCGAAATTCGGCTAATTCCCTGGTTTGAAGAACGCATTATGCACAATCCCAGTATGTATGAAGTTATGGCAGAGAAACGCTTTGGTGCATGGACTTCAATTCCTATGCCTGAGTACGAAGCTATGCGACAAGAAGTGAGAGCCATGTCCTTTACTGAGAGACTAGAATTGGCTCGCAGTTCGGGAATTGGTCAAAAATTATTTCCCTTAGAGTGTGGCGCACAATTTTTTACTGTTAGTGGGGTGGAAATCCTTTGTTTAACTGACCATCAGCTACAAACTTTGCTATCGAAGCATTCGCATTTACAAGAGCAGTATCCTACAGTATGTGCTATCGATAGTGATCCAGTACCAATGCTGGGGTTCTAA
- a CDS encoding type II toxin-antitoxin system PemK/MazF family toxin has product MYRGEIWWANLPDPVGSEPGYRRPVLVVQDDTFTQSRINTVIVVIITSNIQLAEAPGNVLLPQGATGLSRDSVANVSQILTVDKTFLVECIGSLPSGLQEEIDDGLRTILYL; this is encoded by the coding sequence ATGTATCGGGGGGAAATTTGGTGGGCGAATTTACCTGATCCAGTAGGTTCAGAGCCTGGATACCGCCGTCCCGTTTTAGTCGTTCAAGATGATACCTTTACTCAAAGCCGTATCAATACAGTCATCGTTGTCATTATCACTTCAAATATTCAGTTGGCAGAAGCTCCAGGCAATGTATTGTTACCGCAAGGAGCAACAGGCTTGTCTAGAGATTCAGTCGCTAATGTATCTCAAATTCTCACAGTCGATAAAACATTCTTGGTTGAATGTATTGGTTCCCTACCAAGCGGCTTGCAGGAGGAGATAGATGATGGACTACGAACAATCTTGTATCTGTAG
- a CDS encoding antitoxin family protein — MPQALKAIYRNGTFILQTAFELPEGTEVELLIQSPQVVSPPIVDVETKRQFLKSLIERMQQNPIPMNAPRFTRDMLHERR, encoded by the coding sequence ATGCCTCAAGCCTTGAAAGCAATTTACCGTAACGGTACATTTATCCTCCAAACAGCTTTTGAATTGCCTGAAGGGACTGAGGTTGAGTTGCTGATTCAGTCTCCTCAAGTTGTGTCACCACCAATTGTTGATGTAGAAACTAAGCGGCAGTTTTTGAAATCGCTGATTGAGCGAATGCAGCAAAACCCAATTCCAATGAACGCTCCTCGATTCACACGGGATATGCTGCATGAACGCCGTTGA
- a CDS encoding GNAT family N-acetyltransferase yields MSHGFILPPGYTIRSANNQVDRWAVYRLLVLEREEEPSYAKLVMVLLHPYTLGFLILLGLTFLFVAFIFPINHWFYILIFFVLFFLGWVGFFQFGFIYDLFSENERILVIALYQEQVVGSALIASREDYSALLGVYVTPSHRYRGVGSNLIQNILQRGLLPMYVNAPISLQQFYARLGFIRTNVKTGYNMVIQALN; encoded by the coding sequence ATGAGTCATGGGTTCATTCTTCCACCTGGCTACACAATTCGTTCAGCCAACAACCAAGTAGATAGGTGGGCGGTTTATAGATTGCTGGTTTTGGAGCGTGAGGAGGAGCCTTCCTATGCCAAATTAGTAATGGTCTTACTACATCCTTATACTCTCGGTTTTCTTATTCTGTTAGGTCTTACTTTCCTGTTTGTAGCTTTTATATTTCCAATAAATCATTGGTTTTATATACTTATTTTTTTCGTCTTGTTCTTTTTAGGATGGGTTGGTTTCTTTCAATTTGGTTTTATATACGATCTATTCTCAGAAAACGAAAGAATACTTGTCATTGCACTATACCAGGAACAGGTAGTAGGTTCTGCATTGATAGCTTCTCGGGAAGATTATTCAGCTCTGTTAGGAGTGTATGTTACTCCTAGTCATCGTTATAGAGGCGTAGGTAGTAATTTAATTCAGAATATTTTGCAAAGAGGCTTACTTCCAATGTACGTTAATGCACCAATTAGCTTGCAGCAGTTCTATGCTCGTTTGGGCTTCATTAGAACTAATGTAAAAACAGGTTACAACATGGTTATACAGGCTTTGAACTAA
- a CDS encoding protein tyrosine phosphatase family protein gives MNSAVRQCLQTAVWLALTCGAVVVGSALATDSIIQAPNVVPISASLVTSGQPTREALSKLSTQGFGAVIYLAPPTVHDAVAGEAEIIRSQGLDFVNIPIPFGKPTEADCESFVTAMNKIRDRKVLVHCQVNMRASSMTFLYRVIVDHEAPDQAYQAVAKVWSPEGPWKKLLVTELRKAGIDFEPY, from the coding sequence ATGAACAGTGCGGTGCGCCAATGCCTTCAAACAGCCGTCTGGCTCGCTTTGACTTGTGGCGCGGTTGTCGTCGGAAGTGCACTCGCGACTGACTCGATCATTCAGGCCCCAAACGTCGTTCCAATTTCGGCATCGCTGGTCACTTCAGGTCAACCTACACGGGAGGCATTATCAAAGTTGTCGACGCAAGGCTTCGGTGCAGTCATTTACCTGGCACCACCTACGGTTCATGACGCAGTCGCCGGCGAGGCAGAGATTATCCGCAGCCAAGGCCTGGATTTCGTCAACATCCCGATTCCGTTCGGCAAGCCAACCGAGGCCGATTGCGAATCATTCGTCACGGCGATGAACAAAATCCGTGACCGAAAGGTACTGGTTCACTGCCAAGTCAACATGCGCGCGTCAAGCATGACATTCCTGTATCGCGTGATCGTAGACCACGAAGCGCCAGACCAAGCCTACCAAGCAGTTGCCAAGGTCTGGTCCCCGGAGGGCCCTTGGAAGAAACTGCTCGTTACCGAGCTGCGAAAAGCTGGAATTGACTTCGAACCCTATTAG
- a CDS encoding PIN domain-containing protein, whose protein sequence is MNAVDTNILIYVNDPRDPVKQGVAIALVSALTEGVLLWQVACEYLAASRKLESLGYNRAQAYQYIRDLQQVWYTALPTWSVIDRAENLMSHFNLSHWDSMIIAACLEADTHTLYTEDLGYSSIDGLKIVNPFKVP, encoded by the coding sequence ATGAACGCCGTTGATACTAATATTTTGATTTATGTCAATGATCCTCGTGATCCAGTTAAGCAAGGTGTAGCAATTGCTCTTGTATCTGCTCTGACAGAAGGTGTTTTGTTATGGCAAGTTGCTTGTGAATATTTAGCGGCTAGTCGCAAACTGGAATCGTTGGGATACAACAGAGCGCAAGCCTATCAGTACATTCGTGACTTACAACAGGTCTGGTACACAGCACTTCCAACATGGAGTGTGATTGATCGTGCGGAGAATTTGATGAGCCATTTTAATCTATCTCATTGGGATTCAATGATCATTGCTGCTTGTTTAGAAGCAGATACTCACACGCTCTACACGGAAGATCTTGGATACTCAAGTATTGATGGGCTGAAAATTGTCAATCCATTTAAAGTTCCTTGA